The Enterobacter asburiae genomic sequence GAACCTGACCTCCCGTTCCGGCCGCGCCGCGGTTAAACACCGTATGGAAGAGATGGGTTATAAGGACAGTGATTACAACATGGATCAGCTGTACGACGCCTTCCTGAAGCTGGCCGACAAAAAAGGTCAGGTGTTTGACTATGACCTGGAAGCGCTGGCCTTTATTAACAAGCAGCAGGAAGAGCCTGAGCACTTCCGTCTGGATTACTTCAACGTGCAGTCCGGCTCCAGCGACATCGCCACCGCCTCGGTCAAACTGGCCTGCGGTGATGAAATTAAAGCAGAGGCCGCTAACGGTAACGGCCCTGTCGATGCCATCTACCAGGCGATTAATCGCGTCACCGAGTACGACGTTGAGCTGGTGAAGTATGACCTGACGGCCAAGGGCCACGGCAAAGATGCACTGGGTCAGGTCGACATTGTTGTTACCCACAATGGCCGCCGCTTCCACGGCGTGGGCCTGGCGACCGATATCGTTGAATCCTCCGCGAAAGCGATGGTGCATGTTCTGAACAACATCTGGCGCGCCGCCGAAGTCGAAAAAGAGTTGCAACGCAAAGCTCAGAATAAAGAGAACAACAAGGAAACCGTGTAATGTCGAAGAATTACCATATTGCTGTGTTGCCGGGCGACGGTATTGGTCCGGAAGTGATGGCACAGGCGTTGAAAGTACTGGAAGCCGTTCGCGCGCGTTTTGCGATGAAAATCACCACCAGCCACTACGACGTGGGCGGTATTGCGATTGATAACCACGGTACGCCGCTGCCGAAAGCGACCGTGGAAGGCTGCGAAAATGCCGATGCCGTGCTGTTTGGTTCCGTCGGTGGCCCGAAATGGGAACACCTGCCGCCGGCAGAGCAGCCAGAGCGCGGCGCGCTGCTGCCGCTGCGTAAACATTTCAAGCTGTTCAGCAACCTGCGTCCGGCGAAGCTGTATCAGGGTCTGGAAGAGTTCTGCCCGCTGCGCGCGGATATCGCCGCCAACGGTTTCGACATTCTGTGCGTGCGTGAGCTGACCGGCGGGATCTACTTCGGTCAGCCAAAAGGCCGCGAAGGCAGCGGACAACACGAGAAAGCGTTTGACACCGAGGTGTATCACCGTTTCGAAATCGAACGTATCGCCCACATCGCGTTCGAGTCGGCGCGCAAACGCCGCCATAAAGTGACCTCCATTGATAAAGCGAACGTGCTGCAGTCTTCCATTTTGTGGCGCGAGATCGTCAGTGAAGTTGCTAAGCAGTATCCGGACGTCGCGCTGTCGCACATGTACATCGACAACGCGACCATGCAGCTGATTAAAGATCCGTCCCAGTTTGACGTGCTGCTGTGCTCCAACCTGTTCGGCGATATCCTCTCTGACGAGTGCGCGATGATCACCGGCTCGATGGGCATGCTGCCCTCCGCAAGCCTGAATGAAGAAGGCTTTGGACTGTACGAGCCTGCGGGCGGCTCCGCGCCGGATATCGCAGGCAAAAACATTGCCAACCCGATTGCGCAGATCCTCTCCCTGGCCCTGCTGCTGCGCTACAGCCTGGATGCAGGCGAGGCAGCAACCGCAATTGAAAACGCCATTAACCGGGCGTTAGAAGAAGGCGTCCGTACCGGCGATTTGGCACGCGGCACGGCAGCAGTCAGTACCGATGAAATGGGCGACATTATTGCCCGCTATGTCGCTGAAGGGGTGTAATCATGGCTAAGACGTTATATGAAAAGTTGTTTGATGCGCACGTTGTTTACGAGGCGCCAAACGAAACCCCGCTGCTGTACATTGACCGCCACCTGGTGCACGAAGTGACCTCTCCTCAGGCATTTGACGGCCTGCGCGCGCACAAGCGCCCGGTACGTCAGCCGGGTAAAACCTTCGCGACGATGGATCACAACGTATCCACCCAGACCAAAGACATCAATGCCTCGGGTGAGATGGCGCGTATCCAGATGCAGGAGCTGATTAAGAACTGCAATGAATTTGGCGTTGAGCTGTACGACCTCAACCATCCGTACCAGGGCATTGTCCACGTGATGGGGCCTGAGCAAGGGATCACCCTGCCGGGCATGACCATCGTCTGCGGTGACTCCCATACCGCGACCCACGGCGCGTTTGGCGCCCTGGCGTTCGGGATTGGCACTTCCGAAGTGGAACATGTGCTGGCAACGCAGACCCTGAAACAGGGCCGCGCCAAAACCATGAAGATCGAAGTGAAGGGTAAAGCCGCACCGGGTATTACCGCAAAAGACATCGTGCTGGCCATCATCGGTAAAACCGGCAGCGCAGGCGGCACCGGTCATGTTGTTGAGTTCTGCGGGGAGGCCATCCAGGCGCTGAGCATGGAGGGGCGCATGACCCTGTGCAATATGGCCATTGAGATGGGCGCAAAAGCCGGTCTGGTCGCGCCGGACGAAACCACTTTCAACTACGTGAAGGGTCGTCTGCACGCGCCGAAAGGTCAGGATTTTGACGACGCGGTCGCGTACTGGAAAACCCTGAAAACCGACGATGGGGCAACGTTTGATACCGTCGTCACGCTGCAGGCTGAAGAGATTGCCCCGCAGGTGACCTGGGGCACCAACCCGGGTCAGGTCATTTCCGTTAACGACAATATCCCGGACCCGGCATCCTTTACCGATCCGGTCGAGCGCGCCAGTGCCGAAAAAGCGCTGGCCTATATGGGGCTGAAGCCCGGCGTGCCGTTGACCGATGTCACCATTGATAAAGTCTTTATCGGTTCCTGCACCAACTCCCGTATCGAGGATTTGCGTGCCGCCGCCGAGATTGCCAAAGGCCGCAAAGTGGCACCAGGCGTGCAGGCGCTGGTGGTACCTGGCTCCGGTCCGGTGAAAGCCCAGGCGGAAGCCGAAGGTCTGGATAAGATCTTTATCGAAGCGGGCTTCGAGTGGCGCCTGCCCGGCTGCTCCATGTGTCTGGCCATGAACAACGATCGCCTGAATCCGGGCGAGCGCTGCGCCTCCACCAGCAACCGTAACTTTGAAGGCCGTCAGGGCCGCGGTGGGCGCACCCATCTGGTCAGCCCGGCAATGGCCGCCGCTGCGGCAGTCACCGGCCATTTCGCCGATATTCGCAGCCTGAAATAAGGAGACAATCATGGCAGAGAAATTTACCCAACATACGGGCCGTGTTGTCCCGCTGGACGCCGCTAACGTCGACACTGACGCTATTATTCCAAAACAGTTTCTGCAGAAGGTGACACGTACCGGTTTCGGCGCACATCTGTTTAACGACTGGCGTTTCCTGGACGATAAGGGAGAAGTGCCTAATCCGGAATTCGTTCTGAACTTCCCGGAATATAAAGGCGCCTCCATTTTGCTGGCACGCGAAAACTTTGGCTGCGGCTCATCCCGTGAGCACGCGCCGTGGGCGCTCACCGACTACGGCTTCAAAGTGGTCATTGCCCCAAGCTTCGCGGATATTTTTTACGGTAACAGCTTCAATAACCAGCTGCTGCCCGTCACGCTGAGCGATGAACAGGTCGATGAATTGTTCGCGCTGGTTAAGGCGAATCCGGGCATTTCGTTTGAAGTGGATCTGGAAGCGGAAGTGGTGAAAGCCGGTGATAAGACCTACAGCTTCAGCATTGATGCCTTCCGCCGTCACTGCATGCTGAACGGTCTGGACAGCATTGGTTTAACTCTTCAGCACGAAGCGGCGATTGCCACTTACGAAAACAAACAACCCGCATTTATGAAATAATCCTCCGGCCTGCAGTCCATTCTGCAGGCCGCGTTTTATCCCGATATCCGCCTCCTTCTGTAAATACTTCCCAAACCCAGCCAATAATGACGTTATATTTAATGTCAATTTAATGTTTCCTGCGCAGAATAACCGCTCAATCAGCTGGCAGCGGAAATAATCATGGAAAAGAAAAATGGCAATGAGTCTCATATCCGTTCTCGGGAAATACATAAATGCACATTAGTAAGCGTGATAATAAATAGTTTACTCACCGCCTTTCAGATAGTTGCAGGAATATTCTCCGGCTCACAGGGTTTAATTGCTGATGGGATTCATTCTCTTTCCGATTTATCCTCCGACTTTGTCGTTCTGGTTGCGAATAAAAAGAGTCAGAAAGCTTCTGATATCGATCATCATTACGGTCATCTGCGTTTCGAAAACGGTGCAAAGCTCATTATTGGCGCTATTCTGCTGCTTGTGGGGGTCGGGATGCTCTGGTCCGCAGGCAATAAACTGCTTCACCCCGAGACGCATCAGCTGGTGAAAGGGGCCGCGTTGTGGGTGGCGATTCTGGCGCTGGTGGTAAAGGAAAGCTTGTTCAGATACATGTTTGCCACGGGAAAACGTATTCAGTCCTCGCTGCTGATAGCCAATGCCTGGCATGCCCGTTCTGACGCAGCGTCGTCAGTGGTTGTCGCCATCGGCATTGCCGGGAATTTAGTGGGCTTTCACGCGATGGACCTCATTGCGGCCCTGATTGTCGGAGTATTCATCGCCCACATGGGTTACAAATTTTCTGCCGATGCCCTGCACGATCTGATGGACCGTTCGCTTGAGCCCGAGCTGGAGCACGACATCAAAACGTGTCTTCTCGCAACCGAGGGCGTCACCGGACTCCATGATTTAAAAACCCGCAAGATGGGTGATTTAGCTCTTGTCGATGTTCATCTGGAAGTAAACGGCGAATTAAGCGTAAAAGAAGGACATCAGATTGCCGTTAATGCCAGAAATAATGTGATGCAAAAATTCAATGTGCTGAACGTGATGACGCATATTGATCCATCCCACTAATCGAAACGCATAAATACAGTGTGACGCAACCGATCGTTAAGGTTTCGTTAATTAATCTGCGTCACACTGCATCGTATCAGCACTCTCATTATTGAGGTAAAAAGCGATGAACCCAACATTACGCGATACGCTTCCCCATAAAGAAACGCCTTTTCTTCGAATACTGCACATTCTCGTGGCCGTACTGGTCCTGGCCCAGATTATCAATTCTAATTTCACCGAAAGTGAAGCCCTCCACGAATCAGGGCTGAACGGAATCGTCACCTGGATCCATGTTATCTCCGGATTTGGTTTAATTTTTTGTGGGATTGCCATGATGGCATGGATGTTAACCCAGCGCGGATTTAAGTATTACTTCGCCTGGCTGGCGCTGGATTTTCGCGGAATTGTTGGCGATATTCGCACCCTCGCGCAGCGTCAGCTTCCTGACGCGCATGCCGGCGGTATGGCGGCAACGGTGCAAGGTCTGGGCGTGCTGGCGCTGCTGGGCGTTGCACTCTGCGGCGCGGCCTGGTTCGTGCTGAACGCCACGCTCGGGCCGGTTTCGTCCGTCACGGAATCCGTCTTAGATTTGCATAAATTCCTGACGGTCTTTATTGAGACATATTTCTGGGCACACGGCTTCATGGGCCTCGTTCATATGTACCTGACGCTACGCGCGCAGCGTAAATATCAGTATTCAGAATAAAACGGTTCGCAGGGCCCGGCGTTCCCGGGCTCCGTTTCGTTCATCCGATCACACGTCTTTTACGCGGCAGGTCAGCAGGAGCGTCACGACGGATAGCGCCGCAATCATCCAGTAGACAGACGCATGCCCATAGCTTTGCGCCAGCGCCCCCTGAATAACGCCCGCCAGAATCACCCCGGTTGAAATGCTGTTGGTAAAAAGCGTGGTCGCCGAGCCGGCACGACCGGGCATGAGATCCTGAAACCAGAGCATGCCGATCCCGGCAACAATCCCAATAAACACGGCGTTAAACAGCTGCAGCGCCAGCAACGCTTCCCGCGAATGGAAAAGGATCAGCCCCGCGTAGAACAGCACCCCGGCCGCCACGGCGACGATCATCATCCTGCGCTTTCCAAACCGCTTAACGTAGTAACCCGCCAGAATCATTGCCGGGATTTCCAGCCCGGCGGCAGTTCCCATCAAGATCCCCGCAAGCTTGTCCGGAAGGCCCAGATCGCTGCTGATCCACAGCGGCATATCGATGATGTACATGGTGTTGCAGGTCCACATCAGCGTGGAGGCAATAAACAGCATGCGGACGTTTTTGTCCTGCCAGCCGCTCACCTCGGTGACAGGTTTATCCGTCGTCTGTTCGACGCGCGCCACGGACGGCAGCGCGAAGGCAACCAGCACCAGGCTGATGACAAAAATCCCGGCGGCGATGGAAAACATGGTGGTAAAGCCGTAGTTCAAAGCCAGCATGAAGGCCAGCGGCGGGCCAATGACCCACGCAAGCGAAAGCTGGGCGCGCATCACCGAGCTGAACATCACCACTTCACGCGCCGAGTTATCCGCATATTCACGGGCCAGCGCGAACAGCTGCGGCATGGCGGTGTTCGCCAGCGACGCCAGCAGCACGCCGCAGGTAATGAGCGTCAGATAATGACGGTTGAAGGCAAAGAGCAGCGCGTTACCCACGGCCATGGCGCAGCAAAAGAGGATCAGCCTGCGGCGATCGCCCTGGCTGTCCGATCGTTTCGCCAGCGCGAGGCTGACCAGGATCCCGGCAATGGCGTTGACGGTATAAAACAGGCCGACCCAAAACGGCTGCGCCCCCACCTCGCGGCTGAGAAACAGGCTCAGCGTCGGCGCCTGCAGCGCCCCCGCCACGCCCATCATAAAGGCCACCAGCATAAAAGCGGCATACACGCCGTTCAGGCGTCGCCCCATCGTCATCAACCACAGCATGCGCAAGTCCTTGTGAAAGCGAATCGAAATTGGGTGAATAGTAAACGAAAAAAGCCAGCAAAAACATTTTGCTGGCGGGTGATAAGCACCAATACTCAGTCACACATGATCGAGGCGAGTTAGCGGGAAGAGGTCGGGGCTGTAACGTCCCACTGCATCAATTCTTCTAACGTTTTCAGCCGTTGCTCTGCACACCGGCGGGCCAGCCAGGACGATCCCTTTGTCGCTGAAAAGTACTGCTGATAAAACTGACGTGCGGTAGACCTCTTCATAATTTACCTCCTCGCTTCATCGAGGAGAATTATTGGCCTAATATAGGGATAAATAAATTGCTGGTTTTTTGTCAGGAGTTCCCCTTTTATGCCTTCCGGTCGTCTGCAACAACAGTTTATCCGCCTCTGGCAGTGCTGCGAGGGGCAATCGCAGGAGACCACGCTCAACGAGCTGGCTGACCTGCTTAGCTGCTCCCGCCGCCATATGCGCACGCTGCTCAACACCATGCAGCAGCAGGGTTGGTTAAGCTGGGAAGCGGAGGCGGGACGCGGCAAACGCTCGCGGCTGACTTTCCTCTATACCGGGCTGGCGCTGCAGCAGCAGCGTGCGGAAGACCTGCTGGAGCAGGACCGCATCGATCAGCTGGTACAGCTGGTGGGCGACAAAGCCGCCGTGCGCCAGATGCTGGTTTCCCATCTCGGGCGCAGCTTTCGTCAGGGCCGACACATTCTGCGGGTGCTCTACTACCGTCCGATGAAAAATCTTTTGCCCGGCACGGCTTTACGCCGCTCAGAAACTCATATGGCCCGGCAAATCTTCAGCGGCCTGACGCGCATAAATGAGGAAAACGGGGAACTGGAAGCGGATATCGCGCACCACTGGCAGCAGCTTTCCCCGCGCCACTGGCGCTTCTTCTTACGCCCCGGCATCCACTTTCACCACGGCCGCGAGCTGGAAATGCACGACGTCATCGCCTCTCTGGAACGTGCCCGCAAGCTCCCGCTCTACTCGCATATCTCCCGCGTCCACTCGCCCACGGCCTGGACCCTGGATATTGAGCTGTCGCAGCAGGATAAATGGCTTCCCTGGCTGCTGGGCTACGTGCCGTCGATGATTTTGCCCGGCGAGTGGGAATCAATGAACAACTTTGCCAGCCTGCCGATTGGCACCGGGCCCTATTCCGTGTCCCGCAATAACAGCCATCAGCTGAAAATCCGCGCGTTCGATGACTACTTTGGCTATCGGGCGCTGATCGACGAAGTGAACGTCTGGGTATTACCGGATCTCAATGAAGACCTGAGCTGCGGGCTAACGCTTGAAGGCCCCACCACGGGAGAAAAGGCCGTGGAGAGTCGCCTCGAGGAGGGATGTTACTATCTCCTGTTTGACCGCCGCACCCACCGTGGGGCAAACCAGGCCGTTCGCAAGTGGATCAGCCACGTTTTGTCCCCTTCCAATCTGATTTACCATGCGGAAGAGCAGTACCAGACATACTGGTTCCCGGCGTACGGCCTGCTGCCGCGCTGGCACCACGCCCGCCCGGTGCACTGCGACAAACCCGCAGGGCTGGAGTCCATCACCCTGACCTACTACCGCGAGCACGTGGAGCATCGTTTTATCGCCAGAATCATGACCCGGCTGCTGGCAGCCAAGGGGGTCAGGTTAGAGGTCAGGGAAGTGGACTATGACGAATGGCATCAGGGGGAGATCACCAGTGATATCTGGCTCAACAGCGCCAACTTTACCCTGCCGCTCGATTTTTCCCTTTTCTCGCATCTGTATGAAGTCCCGCTGATCCAGCACTGCATCGACCGTGACTGGCAGCAGGACGCCGCCCTGTGGCGCGCGGGCGAAATGAATCTTGCAGCGTGGTGCCAGCAGCTGATGGCCGAGCAGGCGATCGTACCGCTGATCCATCACTGGCTGATGATCCAGGGCCAGCGCAGCATGCGCGGCCTGCGGATGAATACCCTGGGCTGGTTTGATTTTAAATCCGCCTGGTTTGCGCCGCCGGAGCCATAACGCTTTCGTAATATTCACCAAATCATTACAATAGCGCCGTTCTCAACGGGGTGCTGCATCACAGATGTGCGCTGAGATAATACCCGTCGAACCTGATCCGGATAACGCCGGCGAAGGGATTTGAGGCTGTCGCTCAAAATCCTTTGCCACTCAACTTTGAGGTGCAAAGTGTTAAAAAAAGTTCTTCCCCTGCTGGCGCTGTTTGCGCTGCCTGCTTTTGCCAAGCCCGTCCTGACGGTCTACACCTATGACTCCTTCTCTGCCGACTGGGGCCCTGGCCCTGTGGTCAAAAAAGCCTTCGAAGCGGACTGTAACTGCGAGCTGAAGTTCGTGGCGCTGGAAGATGGCGTTTCTCTGCTCAACCGTCTGCGCATGGAAGGGAAAAACAGCAAGGCCGACGTGGTGCTCGGGCTGGATAACAACCTGCTGGAAGCCGCCTCGCAAACCAAACTGTTTGCCAAAAGCGGCGTAGCGGCAGATGCCGTTAACGTGCCGGGCGGCTGGAAAAACGACACCTTTGTGCCGTTCGACTACGGCTACTTTGCTTTTGTTTACGACAAAAATAAGCTGAAAAACCCGCCGAAGAGCCTGAAAGAGCTGGTCGAAAGTGACCAGAAATGGCGCGTGATTTATGAAGATCCGCGCACCAGCACGCCGGGCCTGGGCCTGCTGCTGTGGATGCAAAAGGTCTACGGGGATAAAGCGCCGGAAGCGTGGCAGAAACTAGCCGCCAAAACCGTCACCGTGACCAAGGGCTGGAGCGAAGCCTATGGCCTGTTCCTGAAAGGTGAAAGCGACCTGGTGCTGAGCTATACCACCTCTCCGGCCTACCACATTATCGCCGAGAAGAAAGATAACTATGCTGCGGCTAATTTTGCTGAAGGGCACTATCTGCAGGTGGAAGTCGCCGCGCGTACCGCCGCCAGCAAACAGCCGGAGCTGGCCGAGAAGTTCCTGAAGTTTATGGTTTCACCGGGGTTCCAGAATGCCATCCCGGCTGGTAACTGGATGTATCCGGTCACTAACGTTACCCTGCCCGCAGGTTTCGAGCAGTTGACCAAACCAAACACCTCGCTGGAGTTTTCGCCGCAGCAGGTCGCCGCGCAGCGTGCAGCATGGGTAAGTGAATGGCAACGCGCCGTCAGCCGTTGATTCCCGGCTGGTTACTTCCCGGGCTGCTCGCCGCCACAGTGATGGTGGTGGTCAGCCTGGGGGCTTTTCTTGCACTGTGGTTCAACGCGCCAGAGAGCGACCTGCTCGCCCTCTGGCACGACAGCTACCTCTGGCACGTTATCCGGTTCTCCTTCTGGCAGGCGTCTCTCTCAGCCCTGCTGTCGGTGCTCCCGGCTATTTTTCTTGCGCGCGCCCTGTATCGGCGGCGTTTTCCCGGCAGGCTGGCACTGCTGCGCCTGTGCGCCATGACGCTGATCCTGCCCGTGCTGGTGGCGGTATTTGGTATTCTGAGCGTTTACGGTCGCCAGGGCTGGCTGGCTTCGCTGTGCGGCCAGCTTGGTCTGGAATGGTCATTCTCTCCTTACGGCCTGCGGGGCATTCTGCTGGCGCACGTGTTTTTCAATATGCCGATGGCAACGCGCCTCTTTTTGCAGGCGCTGGAGAATATTCCCGGCGAACAGCGCCAGATTGCTGCCCAGCTCGGCATGCGCGGCGTGTCGTTCTTCCGCTTTGTCGAATGGCCGTGGCTGCGCCGCCAGATCCCGCCCGTCGCGGCGTTAATCTTCATGCTCTGCTTTGCCAGCTTTGCCACCGTGCTGTCGCTCGGCGGCGGGCCGCAGGCCACCACCATTGAGCTGGCGATTTACCAGGCGCTGAGTTACGACTACGATCCCGGTCGCGCCGCGCTGCTGGCGATGGTGCAGATGGCGTGCTGCCTTGTGCTGGTGCTGTTGAGCCAGCGGCTGAGTAAAGCCATTCCCCCTGGCAGCAATCAAATAACCGGCTGGCGCGATCCGCAGGACAGCCTGCACAGTCGCGTCACCGATTTTATCCTGATCGCGCTGGCGCTTCTGCTACTGCTGCCGCCGCTGATGGCCGTTATCGTTGACGGACTGAACCTCAATCTCATCTCCGTCCTGCAACAGCCCGTCCTCTGGCAGGCGACCTGGACCTCGCTGCGTATCGCGCTGGCGGCAGGGTTACTGTGCGTCATGCTGACCATGATGCTGCTGTGGAGCAGCCGCGAACTCTACGCGCGGCAGGCCCAAAAGGCCGGACAGGCGCTGGAGCTGACGGGCATGCTGATTCTGGCGATGCCGGGCATCGTGCTGGCGACGGGCTTCTTTTTACTGTTCAACAGCACCGTCGGCCTGCCGGAAAGGGCCGATGGCATCGTGATTTTCACCAACGCCCTGATGGCCATTCCCTACGCGCTCAAAGTGCTGGAAAATCCGATGCGCGACGTCAACAGCCGCTACGGTTTGCTGTGCCAGTCGCTGGGCATGCAGGGCTGGCAGCGGCTGAAGGTGGTCGAGCTCCGCGCGCTAAAACGCCCGCTGGCGCAGGCGCTGGCGTTTGCCTGCGTGTTGTCGATTGGGGATTTTGGCGTGGTGGCTCTCTTTGGCAATGACGATTTCCGCACGCTGCCATACTGGCTCTATCAGCAGATCGGCTCTTATCGCAGTCAGGACGGCGCGGTCACCGCGCTGTTACTGCTGCTGCTGTGCTTTGCCTTATTTACCGTTATCGAAAAACTTCCGGGGCGTGATGTTAAAACTGACTGATGTAACCTGGCTTTACCAGCATCTGCCGATGCGCTTCACGCTCTCCGTGCGTCAGGGGGAGACGATCGCCGTACTTGGCCCAAGCGGCGCGGGAAAAAGCACGCTGCTTAATCTGATTGCGGGTTTTCTGCAGCCGGCAAGCGGCGCGATCGTCATTAACAATCAAGACCATACCCACACGCCGCCCGCAAAACGTCCTGTCTCAATGCTGTTTCAGGAAAACAACCTGTTTACCCACCTGACGGTGCGGCAAAACATCGCGCTGGGAATGCATCCGGGACTCAGGCTGAACGATGCCCAGCGCCAGAAGCTGGAGATCATTGCCGCCCAGATGGGGATCAACGAGTTCATCGACAGGCTGCCGGGCGAGCTTTCCGGCGGTCAGCGTCAGCGCGTAGCGCTGGCGCGATGTCTGGTGCGCGAGCAGCCGATCCTGCTGCTGGATGAGCCGTTCTCGGCGCTCGATCCCGCACTGCGCCAGGAGATGCTGGCGCTGGTGCAGGACGTCTGCCAGCGCCAGCAGCTGACGATGCTGATGGTGTCGCACAGTATTGAGGATGCCGCACGGATTGCGCCGCGATCGGTGGTGATTGCCGAAGGGCGTATTTTGTGGGATGGAAAAACAGAAGAACTGTTGAGTGGTAAGGCGGGGGCGTCTTCACTGTTGGGAATTCGTGCCGTCAGATGCCCTCACCCTGGCCCTCTCCCACGGGGAGAGGGGAAAAGTCCTTAACGGCTCACCACTTTTAATAAAATCTCGCCGTACACCGGCATCAGCGGGTGACGAATCAGCGCGACCAGGGCGACCACGGCCACACCCAGCGTCAGCGGGGCCAGCCACAAAAGGCGAGAGCGCGGAAGATAGCGTGTCAGGCGATCGACGCTGGCTTTCCCGCTGCGCCACAGCCGCCAGCAGAGCCATGCCGCCAGCCACAACAGCACAGCCGTGCCCAGCAGCAGCCACTTAAACTCACCGCTTTGCATACCGTCAGGAATATCGATGGCAGCGCCCGCGAGGATCCCCGGCAGGAAGTAGAACGGCGGCCAGAAGACGCAGCCGATAATGTTCGGCACCACGAATTTCGCGACAGGCAGATCCAGCATCCCCGCCACCATCGGCACCAGCGGACGCGTTGGCCCGACAAAGCGGCCGACGAGGATGGTGAACATGCTGTGCTGATGCAGCGCATGCTCGGTTTTATCCAGCAGGGC encodes the following:
- a CDS encoding DedA family protein; the protein is MQALLEHFITQSVMYSLIAVALVAFLESLALVGLILPGTVMMAGLGALIGSGEVNFWQAWLAGIIGCLLGDWISFWLGWRFKKPLHRWSFMKKNKALLDKTEHALHQHSMFTILVGRFVGPTRPLVPMVAGMLDLPVAKFVVPNIIGCVFWPPFYFLPGILAGAAIDIPDGMQSGEFKWLLLGTAVLLWLAAWLCWRLWRSGKASVDRLTRYLPRSRLLWLAPLTLGVAVVALVALIRHPLMPVYGEILLKVVSR
- the thiQ gene encoding thiamine ABC transporter ATP-binding protein ThiQ, which encodes MLKLTDVTWLYQHLPMRFTLSVRQGETIAVLGPSGAGKSTLLNLIAGFLQPASGAIVINNQDHTHTPPAKRPVSMLFQENNLFTHLTVRQNIALGMHPGLRLNDAQRQKLEIIAAQMGINEFIDRLPGELSGGQRQRVALARCLVREQPILLLDEPFSALDPALRQEMLALVQDVCQRQQLTMLMVSHSIEDAARIAPRSVVIAEGRILWDGKTEELLSGKAGASSLLGIRAVRCPHPGPLPRGEGKSP
- the thiP gene encoding thiamine/thiamine pyrophosphate ABC transporter permease ThiP produces the protein MATRRQPLIPGWLLPGLLAATVMVVVSLGAFLALWFNAPESDLLALWHDSYLWHVIRFSFWQASLSALLSVLPAIFLARALYRRRFPGRLALLRLCAMTLILPVLVAVFGILSVYGRQGWLASLCGQLGLEWSFSPYGLRGILLAHVFFNMPMATRLFLQALENIPGEQRQIAAQLGMRGVSFFRFVEWPWLRRQIPPVAALIFMLCFASFATVLSLGGGPQATTIELAIYQALSYDYDPGRAALLAMVQMACCLVLVLLSQRLSKAIPPGSNQITGWRDPQDSLHSRVTDFILIALALLLLLPPLMAVIVDGLNLNLISVLQQPVLWQATWTSLRIALAAGLLCVMLTMMLLWSSRELYARQAQKAGQALELTGMLILAMPGIVLATGFFLLFNSTVGLPERADGIVIFTNALMAIPYALKVLENPMRDVNSRYGLLCQSLGMQGWQRLKVVELRALKRPLAQALAFACVLSIGDFGVVALFGNDDFRTLPYWLYQQIGSYRSQDGAVTALLLLLLCFALFTVIEKLPGRDVKTD
- the thiB gene encoding thiamine ABC transporter substrate binding subunit; its protein translation is MLKKVLPLLALFALPAFAKPVLTVYTYDSFSADWGPGPVVKKAFEADCNCELKFVALEDGVSLLNRLRMEGKNSKADVVLGLDNNLLEAASQTKLFAKSGVAADAVNVPGGWKNDTFVPFDYGYFAFVYDKNKLKNPPKSLKELVESDQKWRVIYEDPRTSTPGLGLLLWMQKVYGDKAPEAWQKLAAKTVTVTKGWSEAYGLFLKGESDLVLSYTTSPAYHIIAEKKDNYAAANFAEGHYLQVEVAARTAASKQPELAEKFLKFMVSPGFQNAIPAGNWMYPVTNVTLPAGFEQLTKPNTSLEFSPQQVAAQRAAWVSEWQRAVSR